One window of Podarcis raffonei isolate rPodRaf1 chromosome 15, rPodRaf1.pri, whole genome shotgun sequence genomic DNA carries:
- the RSKR gene encoding ribosomal protein S6 kinase-related protein, translating to MGGAGSSSSSPEEDRAQEEAPPAGMLKGRGASFLSDASWARGWKTLLSSFGGTLLGLERAFAGRNPLKRESGSVVEKLPQLAKEGAERTLPQCISLFLPEFPVQPPMGQRQLKILGFVAKGSFGTVLKVLDCGQEKVFAVKVLPKVEVLRRDTLKQCKEEVSIQKQVRHPFVHCLGDSWQGRRHLFIMCTYCSTGDLYTLWKSVGRFAEAVIRLFATELVLVLGYLHNLGIVHRDVKMENILLDEQGHLKLTDFGLSRHLPWGERAYTICGTLQYMAPEVLSGGPYAHAADWWSMGVLLYGLATGKFPVAPEKDHVSMLESVKRCSYAIPGTLSLGLRLLLSELLCQDPQRRLRYLHHFRGHLFFRGMTFDAEMLRKRPVDVVLGLRSPQETPLDSATFSDFDCDLVAPSSQPWPG from the exons ATGGGCGGCGCGGGGAGCAGCAGCTCCAGCCCCGAGGAGGATCGGGCGCAGGAGGAGGCGCCGCCCGCCGGGATGCTCAAG GGTCGTGGGGCCAGTTTCCTCTCCGACGCCTCCTGGGCACGAGGCTGGAAGACCCTTCTCTCCAGCTTTGGCGGCACACTTCTGGGCCTGGAGAGAGCCTTTGCGGGCAGGAACCCCCTGAAGCGAGAGTCGGGGTCTGTGGTGGAGAAGCTGCCCCAGCTGGCGAAGGAGGGGGCTGAGAGGACCCTGCCCCAGTGCATCTCCCTCTTCTTGCCCGAATTCCCAGTCCAGCCTCCAATGGGGCAGCGCCAGCTGAAG ATCCTGGGCTTTGTGGCCAAGGGGTCCTTTGGGACAGTCTTGAAGGTCTTAGACTGCGGGCAAGAGAAGGTCTTTGCGGTCAAG GTGCTCCCCAAAGTGGAAGTTCTCCGCCGAGACACCCTCAAGCAGTGCAAGGAGGAGGTCAGCATTCAG AAGCAGGTCAGGCACCCTTTTGTGCATTGCCTGGGAGACAGCTGGCAAGGCCGCCGCCATCTCTTTATTA TGTGCACATATTGCAGTACTGGggatttgtacaccctttggaagTCGGTGGGGCGTTTTGCCGAAGCCGTAATCCGCCTCTTTGCTACGGAGTTGGTCCTGGTGCTTG gCTACCTCCACAATCTGGGCATCGTCCACCGCGATGTCAAG ATGGAAAATATCCTTCTGGATGAACAAG GTCACCTGAAGCTGACTGACTTTGGCCTCTCCCGCCACCTGCCCTGGGGCGAAAGGGCCTACACCATTTGCGGGACCCTCCAGTACATGG CCCCAGAGGTCTTGAGTGGCGGGCCGTACGCCCATGCGGCAGATTGGTGGTCCATGGGGGTGCTGCTGTATGGCTTAGCCACTGGGAAG TTCCCGGTGGCCCCAGAGAAAGACCACGTCAGCATGCTGGAGAGCGTCAAACGCTGCAGCTACGCCATCCCAGGCACCCTCAGCCTGGGCCTCCGCCTTCTCCTCAGCGAG CTCCTGTGCCAGGACCCCCAGCGGCGCCTGCGCTACCTCCACCACTTCCGCGGCCACCTCTTTTTCCGCGGGATGACCTTCGACGCAGAGATGCTTCGGAAGCGGCCGGTGGATGTTGTGCTGGGCCTGCGGAGCCCCCAGGAAACCCCCCTGGACTCGGCCACCTTTTCGGATTTCGACTGTGACCTTGTGGCACCCTCAAGCCAGCCGTGGCCGGGCTGA